The Candidatus Methylomirabilota bacterium genome has a window encoding:
- a CDS encoding glycosyltransferase family 4 protein, whose amino-acid sequence MRILQLVSCRGWSSDAYWAARVTRELERRGHAVTLGCRAGTEARVLEPARREGVTRIETFAFASGLAPGADVADVRRLARRFREADVVHVHRGKEHWLAAVANRVSGAPKPLVRTRHIAQAVRPHPANRWLYRRATAWVVTVTEAIRGQYVAAGLLPEDRVTALPGGADAERYRGVPGDAAARRRLGGEAGRPLVGMLAGLRVMKGHHVVVEAAARLAREGLRPRFAFIGRGGTEASVREAIGRAGLAEQFTISGWLDDAPGALAALDIALYVPLESDGMSRVVFECLAAGRPLIASRVGVVPEVLEDGAHAVLVPAGDGAALAAALAGLLGDPGARARLGDAGRTLVERRYSGARVAEALEARYARLATPGA is encoded by the coding sequence GTGAGGATCCTCCAGCTCGTGTCCTGCCGCGGCTGGTCGTCGGACGCCTACTGGGCGGCGCGCGTCACGCGCGAGCTCGAGCGGCGCGGCCACGCGGTCACCCTCGGCTGCCGCGCCGGGACCGAGGCACGCGTGCTGGAGCCGGCGCGCCGCGAGGGCGTCACGCGGATCGAGACGTTCGCGTTCGCGAGCGGCCTCGCCCCAGGCGCCGACGTCGCCGACGTGAGGCGGCTGGCGCGGCGCTTCCGCGAGGCGGACGTCGTCCACGTCCACCGCGGCAAGGAGCACTGGCTCGCGGCCGTCGCGAATCGCGTGAGCGGCGCGCCGAAGCCCCTCGTGCGGACGCGGCACATCGCGCAGGCCGTCCGGCCGCACCCGGCGAACCGCTGGCTCTATCGCCGGGCGACCGCGTGGGTCGTGACGGTGACCGAGGCGATCCGGGGGCAGTACGTCGCGGCGGGGCTCCTCCCGGAAGACCGCGTCACGGCGCTCCCCGGGGGCGCCGACGCCGAGCGTTATCGGGGAGTGCCCGGCGATGCCGCGGCGCGGCGGCGGCTCGGCGGCGAGGCCGGCCGGCCGCTCGTCGGCATGCTCGCAGGCCTCCGCGTGATGAAGGGGCACCACGTCGTGGTGGAGGCCGCGGCGCGGCTCGCCCGCGAGGGTCTCCGCCCGCGCTTCGCGTTCATCGGCCGGGGCGGCACCGAGGCGTCGGTCCGGGAGGCGATCGGGCGCGCCGGGCTCGCGGAGCAGTTCACGATCTCGGGGTGGCTCGACGACGCGCCGGGCGCCCTCGCGGCGCTCGACATCGCGCTCTACGTCCCGCTCGAGTCCGACGGCATGTCGCGCGTCGTCTTCGAGTGCCTCGCCGCGGGCCGGCCGCTGATCGCCTCGCGCGTGGGCGTCGTCCCGGAGGTGCTGGAGGACGGCGCGCACGCCGTTCTCGTACCGGCGGGCGACGGGGCGGCGCTCGCCGCGGCGCTCGCCGGGCTCCTCGGCGACCCGGGCGCGCGCGCGCGGCTCGGCGACGCGGGGCGAACGCTCGTCGAGCGCCGGTACTCGGGTGCCCGCGTCGCCGAGGCCCTCGAGGCCCGCTACGCCCGTCTCGCGACCCCGGGCGCGTGA
- a CDS encoding lysophospholipid acyltransferase family protein, translated as MSRALGGLAPPLAAAAVRLLGATLRVTVTGADGLTPRWAAGEPLIYAVWHGRILMVPWLHRRLAATRGARPVTILASRSEDGDLAVRYARRFGLPSVRGSSSRGGGDAARALLARLRGGHDVALVPDGPRGPRGQVGPGVVALAALTGAPIVPLAVAARPAYRLGSWDELMIPLPFARCALVFGAPLRVARDADRERATKEVARALDEATVAADHLVGA; from the coding sequence GTGAGCCGGGCCCTCGGCGGCCTCGCGCCGCCGCTCGCCGCCGCCGCGGTGCGGCTCCTCGGCGCCACGCTGCGCGTGACCGTCACGGGCGCCGACGGCCTCACGCCTCGCTGGGCGGCGGGCGAGCCGCTCATCTACGCCGTCTGGCACGGCCGCATCCTGATGGTCCCGTGGCTGCACCGGCGTCTCGCGGCGACCCGCGGCGCCCGGCCGGTCACGATCCTGGCGAGCCGGTCCGAGGACGGCGACCTGGCCGTGCGCTACGCACGCCGCTTCGGGCTGCCATCGGTGCGCGGCTCCTCCTCGCGCGGGGGCGGGGACGCGGCGCGCGCGCTGCTCGCGCGGCTCCGGGGCGGCCACGACGTCGCCCTCGTTCCGGACGGGCCCCGCGGGCCGCGCGGCCAGGTCGGGCCCGGCGTCGTCGCCCTCGCCGCGCTCACGGGCGCGCCCATCGTGCCGCTCGCCGTCGCGGCGCGGCCCGCGTATCGCCTGGGGAGCTGGGACGAGCTCATGATCCCGCTGCCGTTCGCGCGCTGCGCCCTCGTCTTCGGCGCGCCCCTCCGCGTCGCGCGCGACGCCGACCGCGAGCGGGCGACGAAGGAGGTCGCGCGGGCCCTCGACGAGGCGACCGTGGCCGCCGACCACCTGGTGGGCGCCTGA
- a CDS encoding glycosyltransferase family 4 protein — protein sequence MKISVLAFDLADNATGRADLLARLLAPRFEVEVVGPQFGPELWKPAQGGDVAHRGVPAGKYPGFFKAIPELLRLADGDVLVASKPRPTSYGVGLLARARRRRPLLLDIDDWELGFFQRSGAWGRVGRALDLADPNGLAWTWTAEKLVRRADARLVASRFLEARFGGAFVTHVRDTDAWDPARYDPAWARAGLGVGNRRVVMFLGTPRAYKGVDDLVAAVGRLGPDVVLALVGARPERAAARGWAGRPDIRVTGEVPFEDVPRYLAAADVVAVPQRATPDTLAQVPAKLLDAMALGRPIVSTAVSMIPEMLAGCGRVVAPGDVGALAEAIRDLLARPAEAAALGAAARQRCEERYSFRAARAVLFPLIDRLVSRWPVK from the coding sequence GTGAAGATCTCCGTCCTCGCCTTCGACCTCGCGGACAACGCCACGGGCCGCGCCGACCTGCTGGCGCGGCTCCTGGCCCCGCGCTTCGAGGTCGAGGTCGTCGGGCCGCAGTTCGGCCCCGAGCTCTGGAAGCCCGCGCAGGGCGGCGACGTCGCCCACCGCGGCGTCCCGGCGGGGAAGTACCCCGGCTTCTTCAAGGCGATCCCCGAGCTGCTCCGCCTCGCGGACGGCGACGTGCTGGTCGCGTCCAAGCCGCGGCCGACGAGCTACGGCGTCGGGCTCCTCGCGCGCGCGCGTCGCCGCCGGCCGCTCCTGCTCGACATCGACGACTGGGAGCTCGGGTTCTTCCAGCGGTCGGGCGCGTGGGGCCGCGTGGGCCGGGCGCTCGACCTCGCCGACCCGAACGGCCTCGCCTGGACGTGGACGGCGGAGAAGCTCGTCCGCCGCGCCGACGCCCGCCTCGTCGCGTCGCGGTTTCTGGAGGCGCGCTTCGGCGGCGCGTTCGTCACGCACGTGCGCGACACGGACGCCTGGGACCCGGCGCGCTACGACCCGGCGTGGGCGCGCGCGGGGCTCGGTGTGGGGAACCGGCGTGTCGTCATGTTCCTGGGCACGCCCAGGGCCTACAAGGGCGTCGACGACCTTGTCGCCGCCGTGGGGCGCCTCGGTCCGGACGTCGTGCTCGCCCTGGTGGGCGCCCGGCCCGAGCGCGCGGCCGCGCGCGGCTGGGCCGGACGGCCGGACATCAGGGTGACGGGGGAAGTCCCGTTCGAGGACGTGCCGCGCTACCTCGCGGCGGCCGATGTCGTCGCGGTGCCGCAGCGCGCGACCCCGGACACGCTCGCCCAGGTGCCGGCGAAGCTCCTCGACGCGATGGCGCTCGGCCGCCCGATCGTGTCCACGGCGGTCTCGATGATCCCGGAGATGCTCGCGGGCTGCGGCCGCGTCGTCGCGCCGGGAGACGTCGGCGCGCTCGCCGAGGCGATCCGCGACCTCCTCGCGCGTCCGGCCGAGGCCGCGGCGCTCGGCGCAGCGGCGCGGCAGAGGTGCGAGGAGCGCTACAGCTTTCGCGCGGCGCGCGCCGTGCTCTTCCCGCTGATCGATCGACTCGTCTCAAGGTGGCCGGTGAAATGA
- the lpxK gene encoding tetraacyldisaccharide 4'-kinase, with the protein MSERGSRLTRGWEEGFGRGAGGLLSAAGGGYRGLLGAREWLYARGVLKSRSVGVPVVSIGNLTVGGTGKTPAVEVAVQTLTALGHRPAVVSRGYGRRTGGIHVVADAASIRLDAEEAGDEPFLLARRLPGVPVVVGGNRYATARLAIERFGVTAIVLDDAFQHRTLTKDLEVVMALASDPWGNGRLLPAGPLREPLAALARADLVVAMGAATLGEARDVVETVARVAPSVPVLTARVVPAECWEASRMRPVSLGDLAGKRVLGFAGIAVPRAFAATLEASGVTLAELVPFADHHWYAADDVARLDALAGELDADVLVTTEKDWVRLRKLPLPRRPLWVLAIRLVLTSGEDAWQAAFGRTCSRS; encoded by the coding sequence GTGAGCGAGCGCGGCTCGCGGCTCACGCGCGGCTGGGAGGAGGGCTTCGGACGCGGGGCCGGGGGCCTCCTGTCGGCGGCGGGCGGCGGCTACCGCGGGCTCCTCGGCGCGCGCGAGTGGCTCTACGCGCGCGGCGTGCTGAAGTCGCGCTCCGTCGGCGTCCCCGTCGTCTCGATCGGCAACCTGACCGTCGGCGGCACCGGCAAGACGCCCGCGGTCGAGGTCGCGGTGCAGACGCTCACCGCCCTCGGCCACAGGCCGGCCGTCGTGAGCCGCGGCTACGGCCGGCGCACGGGCGGCATCCACGTCGTCGCCGACGCGGCCTCGATCAGGCTCGACGCCGAGGAGGCGGGCGACGAGCCGTTCCTGCTCGCGCGGCGCCTGCCGGGGGTGCCCGTCGTGGTCGGCGGCAACCGCTACGCGACCGCGCGCCTCGCCATCGAGCGCTTCGGTGTCACCGCGATCGTCCTCGACGACGCCTTCCAGCATCGGACGCTCACGAAGGACCTCGAGGTCGTGATGGCGCTCGCGTCGGACCCGTGGGGCAACGGCCGGCTGCTGCCCGCCGGGCCGCTGCGGGAACCGCTCGCGGCGCTCGCGCGCGCCGACCTCGTCGTCGCCATGGGGGCGGCGACGCTGGGCGAGGCGCGGGACGTCGTGGAGACCGTCGCGCGCGTCGCCCCGAGCGTGCCCGTCCTCACCGCGCGCGTGGTGCCCGCCGAGTGCTGGGAGGCGAGCCGGATGCGGCCGGTGAGCCTCGGCGACCTCGCGGGCAAGCGCGTCCTCGGCTTCGCCGGCATCGCCGTGCCCCGCGCGTTCGCCGCCACGCTCGAGGCGAGCGGCGTCACACTCGCGGAGCTCGTGCCGTTCGCCGATCACCACTGGTACGCGGCGGACGACGTCGCGCGGCTCGACGCCCTCGCGGGCGAGCTCGACGCCGACGTGCTCGTCACGACCGAGAAAGACTGGGTCCGGCTGCGCAAGCTCCCACTCCCGCGCCGCCCGCTGTGGGTCCTCGCGATCAGGCTCGTCCTGACCTCGGGCGAGGACGCGTGGCAGGCGGCCTTCGGACGTACGTGCTCGAGAAGCTGA
- a CDS encoding glycosyltransferase family 9 protein — translation MAGGLRTYVLEKLSVRLPNWLGDTVMAVPALRALRAALGDARILLAGPWAPLLAGQGLADVLVAYPRAWSGRLRAADEVRRFGAGAAVLLPNSLEAALAAVYWGARRRIGYARGGRSWLLSDPVAPPDPRLHQADEYGLLVERLGARVADGVPRLQPPSADSAERARARALLAEAAAHGGRGPIVGVHLGAEFGSAKVWPRERVVEFCRALRASGGSPVLLGAPADVRAAEAVRAEVPTPSLVGRDSPALLPALLAELDALVAGDTGVAHLAAALGRPVVALFGPTDPAWSAPRGPVTVLARPVPCAPCFYRTCPIDHPCMRLISAERVRERVEALCGARR, via the coding sequence GTGGCAGGCGGCCTTCGGACGTACGTGCTCGAGAAGCTGAGCGTCCGCCTGCCGAACTGGCTCGGCGACACCGTGATGGCGGTACCGGCGCTGCGCGCGCTGCGCGCGGCGCTCGGCGACGCGCGGATCCTCCTCGCGGGTCCGTGGGCGCCGCTCCTGGCCGGCCAGGGGCTCGCCGACGTGCTCGTGGCGTATCCGCGCGCCTGGAGCGGCCGGCTGCGCGCCGCGGACGAGGTGCGGAGATTCGGCGCCGGCGCGGCCGTGCTCCTGCCGAATTCCCTCGAGGCCGCGCTGGCCGCGGTGTACTGGGGGGCGCGCCGGCGGATCGGCTACGCGCGGGGCGGGCGGAGCTGGCTCCTGAGCGATCCCGTCGCGCCGCCCGACCCGCGCCTCCACCAGGCGGACGAGTACGGCCTGCTCGTCGAGCGGCTCGGCGCGCGCGTGGCCGACGGCGTGCCGCGGCTCCAGCCGCCCAGCGCGGACTCGGCCGAACGCGCCCGGGCGCGCGCGCTCCTCGCGGAGGCCGCCGCGCACGGCGGACGAGGACCCATCGTCGGTGTCCACCTCGGGGCCGAGTTCGGGAGCGCCAAGGTGTGGCCGCGCGAGCGGGTCGTCGAGTTCTGCCGGGCCCTCCGTGCGTCGGGGGGCTCGCCGGTCCTCCTCGGGGCCCCGGCGGACGTGCGGGCCGCCGAGGCGGTTCGCGCGGAGGTGCCCACGCCGAGCCTCGTGGGACGCGACAGTCCGGCCCTCCTGCCGGCACTCCTCGCGGAGCTCGACGCGCTCGTCGCCGGCGACACCGGCGTCGCGCACCTGGCGGCGGCGCTCGGCAGGCCGGTGGTCGCGCTCTTCGGCCCCACCGACCCGGCGTGGAGCGCCCCGCGGGGGCCGGTGACGGTCCTCGCGCGTCCCGTGCCGTGCGCGCCGTGCTTCTACCGGACGTGCCCGATCGATCACCCGTGTATGCGCTTGATCTCCGCCGAGCGCGTGAGGGAGCGCGTCGAGGCGCTCTGCGGAGCACGGCGCTGA
- a CDS encoding glycosyltransferase family 4 protein, whose product MRGLRDRGHRVLLGVMPGDRFEQKAREAGLELVEGLRLHPGALPRDTLRLRAVIRREGVDLVHAHHSHDHWLALVARPAGRGRGRATVVRTFHTLRAVKRDRLAAGLYRRTAGVFAVSRQIETRCREVGIPHERVFWIPGAADLPRFAGDADPRRVREEFKLGDSPVIVSVARLAPNRGHELLLAGFRQLLGRMPLARLLLVGKGETRARLEQLVAELGLAARVVFTGYRDRDLPALLAAADCFALMAAGSDDSCRAALEAMAAARPVVARRVGALPETVVHGETGLLVEDDSPESVAAALARVLGAADRGRAMGLAGRVRAQTVFSPERSLDTVERVYRSLA is encoded by the coding sequence GTGCGAGGTCTCCGCGACCGGGGCCACCGCGTGCTCCTCGGCGTCATGCCGGGCGACCGGTTCGAGCAGAAGGCGCGTGAGGCGGGCCTCGAACTGGTCGAGGGCCTCCGGCTCCACCCGGGCGCCCTCCCGCGCGATACGCTCCGGCTCCGGGCGGTGATCCGGCGCGAGGGCGTGGATCTCGTCCACGCGCACCACTCGCACGATCACTGGCTCGCGCTGGTGGCGCGACCCGCGGGCCGGGGCCGCGGCCGCGCGACGGTGGTGCGCACGTTCCACACGCTGCGCGCGGTGAAGCGCGACCGCCTCGCCGCTGGCCTCTATCGGCGGACGGCGGGCGTCTTCGCGGTCTCGCGCCAGATCGAGACGCGCTGCCGCGAGGTCGGCATCCCCCACGAGCGCGTCTTCTGGATCCCCGGCGCCGCCGACCTGCCGCGCTTCGCGGGGGACGCCGACCCGCGGCGGGTCCGCGAGGAGTTCAAGCTCGGCGACTCGCCCGTGATCGTGTCGGTCGCGCGCCTGGCGCCGAACCGCGGCCACGAGCTCCTGCTCGCGGGCTTCCGCCAGCTCCTCGGCCGAATGCCCCTCGCGCGCCTGCTGCTCGTCGGCAAGGGGGAGACGCGCGCGCGGCTCGAGCAGCTCGTCGCCGAGCTCGGGCTCGCGGCGCGGGTCGTTTTCACCGGGTACCGGGACCGCGACCTCCCGGCGCTCCTCGCGGCGGCCGACTGCTTCGCGCTGATGGCGGCGGGCTCCGACGACTCGTGCCGCGCGGCCCTCGAGGCGATGGCCGCGGCGCGCCCCGTCGTCGCGCGGCGCGTGGGCGCGTTGCCGGAGACCGTGGTCCACGGCGAGACCGGCCTCCTCGTCGAGGACGACAGCCCGGAGAGCGTCGCGGCCGCCCTCGCCCGGGTCCTCGGCGCGGCGGACCGCGGCCGCGCCATGGGGCTGGCGGGCCGGGTGCGCGCGCAGACCGTCTTCAGCCCGGAGCGCTCGCTGGACACGGTGGAGCGCGTGTACCGGAGCCTCGCGTGA
- a CDS encoding 3-deoxy-D-manno-octulosonic acid transferase, producing the protein MYAAYTLLAGVALVLVYAPAALLRRLRRGVPLHLRDRLALRASRPAPGPRAGWLHAVSVGEAIAAAPLVEGLHRLRPDLPLVVTTVTATGAGVVGERYAGVATHRFFPIDLPWAVRRFLDALHPAFLVCMETELWPNLLRALAARRIPVMIANGRISDRSYRRYRLIRPFMARVLDGVRVFAMQSAEDARRIIALGAHPERVVVTGNVKNEPLPDTAGSVDLWRRMLGLEPGQPVWIAGSTHRGEEAMVLDAHQRARREFPSLGLVLAPRHPERADEVADLVAARGFPVVRRSALPRARERHAIVVLDTVGELAPLYSVADVVFVGGSLVPAGGHNMLEAALRRKPVLFGPHATNFREAATLLETVGAALVVRDGDELGRELARLLADADLRQKLGEAGYEAVASRHGAVQETLDLAARFLLPGAAG; encoded by the coding sequence ATGTACGCCGCGTACACCCTCCTCGCCGGCGTGGCGCTGGTGCTCGTCTACGCGCCGGCGGCGCTCCTGCGCCGGCTCCGCCGAGGCGTCCCGCTCCACCTCCGCGACCGCCTCGCCCTGCGCGCCTCGCGGCCCGCGCCCGGCCCGCGCGCGGGCTGGCTGCACGCGGTCTCCGTCGGCGAGGCGATCGCCGCGGCGCCGCTCGTCGAGGGCCTGCACCGCCTGCGCCCGGACCTGCCGCTGGTCGTGACGACGGTGACGGCGACGGGCGCCGGCGTCGTGGGCGAGCGCTACGCCGGCGTCGCGACCCACCGGTTCTTCCCGATCGACCTGCCGTGGGCGGTGCGGCGCTTCCTCGACGCGCTCCACCCGGCGTTCCTCGTGTGCATGGAGACCGAGCTCTGGCCCAACCTCCTGCGCGCCCTCGCGGCGCGTCGCATCCCGGTGATGATCGCCAACGGCAGGATCTCCGACCGCTCGTACCGCCGCTATCGCCTGATCCGGCCGTTCATGGCGCGGGTGCTCGACGGCGTCCGTGTCTTCGCGATGCAGTCCGCCGAGGACGCGCGGCGGATCATCGCGCTCGGCGCCCACCCGGAGCGCGTCGTGGTCACCGGGAACGTCAAGAACGAGCCGCTGCCCGACACCGCGGGCTCGGTGGATCTCTGGCGGCGCATGCTCGGGCTCGAGCCCGGCCAGCCGGTCTGGATCGCCGGCAGCACGCATCGCGGCGAGGAGGCGATGGTTCTCGACGCCCACCAGCGCGCGCGCCGCGAGTTCCCGAGCCTGGGCCTCGTCCTGGCGCCCCGGCATCCCGAGCGCGCCGACGAGGTCGCCGATCTCGTCGCGGCGCGCGGCTTCCCCGTGGTCCGCCGGAGCGCGCTGCCGCGCGCCCGCGAGCGGCACGCGATCGTGGTGCTCGACACGGTCGGCGAGCTCGCCCCGCTCTACTCGGTCGCCGACGTCGTGTTCGTCGGCGGGAGCCTCGTGCCGGCCGGCGGCCACAACATGCTCGAGGCGGCGCTCCGCCGGAAGCCGGTGCTCTTCGGTCCGCACGCGACGAACTTCCGCGAGGCGGCGACGCTCCTCGAGACGGTGGGCGCGGCGCTCGTCGTCCGCGACGGCGACGAGCTCGGCCGCGAGCTGGCGCGCCTGCTCGCCGACGCGGACCTCAGGCAGAAGCTCGGCGAGGCCGGCTACGAGGCGGTCGCGTCGCGCCACGGCGCCGTCCAGGAGACGCTCGACCTGGCCGCCCGGTTCCTGCTCCCGGGGGCGGCCGGGTGA
- the lpxB gene encoding lipid-A-disaccharide synthase, which produces MGAAALDIMLVAGEASGDLHGAALCRALRAERPGCRLFGMGGARMASAGMELLVDVTAAAATGASEAAGRVPLLLRAYRRLRAALEGARRPRVLVVIDFPEFNLRLARAARRAGVPVVYFIPPQIWAWRGGRVRTIRRRISLVLAVFPFEAAMYRRAGVPVEFVGHPVLDAVAGAPDRATARRGLVLDAGAPVIGLLPGSRREEVERALPLMREAAAIVARARPDARFLLALAPTVDAAAVRRGLGAAPRIEVVGGDTYGVMRASDLVLVTSGTATLEAGVLGTPMVVCYRFSPLSALVARLLIRVPWFSLPNLTLGRAVVPELFQGAASGENLGREALALLETPGALAAQRAALGELAGELGRPGVGARAARLVLAEAGR; this is translated from the coding sequence GTGGGCGCGGCCGCGCTCGACATCATGCTGGTGGCGGGCGAGGCGTCGGGCGACCTGCACGGCGCCGCGCTCTGCCGGGCGCTCCGGGCCGAGCGCCCCGGCTGCCGGCTCTTCGGGATGGGAGGCGCGCGGATGGCGTCGGCGGGAATGGAGCTGCTCGTGGACGTGACGGCGGCGGCCGCGACGGGCGCGAGCGAAGCGGCCGGGCGCGTGCCGCTCCTGCTGCGCGCGTACCGGCGGCTCCGCGCGGCCCTCGAGGGCGCGCGGCGCCCGCGGGTCCTCGTCGTCATCGACTTCCCCGAGTTCAATCTGCGCCTGGCGCGCGCGGCGCGCCGCGCGGGCGTGCCGGTCGTCTACTTCATCCCGCCCCAGATCTGGGCGTGGCGCGGCGGCCGCGTGCGGACGATCCGCCGGCGCATCTCGCTCGTGCTCGCCGTGTTCCCGTTCGAGGCGGCGATGTATCGCCGCGCCGGCGTGCCGGTCGAGTTCGTGGGCCACCCGGTGCTCGACGCCGTGGCGGGTGCGCCGGACCGGGCGACGGCGCGGCGCGGCCTCGTCCTCGACGCGGGGGCGCCGGTGATCGGGCTCCTGCCCGGAAGCCGGCGCGAGGAGGTCGAGCGCGCGCTGCCGCTCATGCGCGAGGCCGCGGCGATCGTGGCGCGCGCACGGCCCGACGCGCGCTTTCTCCTGGCCCTCGCCCCGACCGTGGACGCGGCCGCGGTGCGGCGCGGTCTCGGCGCGGCGCCGCGGATCGAGGTGGTGGGCGGGGACACGTACGGCGTCATGCGCGCGTCCGATCTCGTGCTGGTGACGTCGGGCACGGCGACGCTCGAGGCGGGCGTGCTCGGCACGCCGATGGTCGTTTGCTACCGGTTCTCGCCGCTCTCCGCGCTCGTCGCGCGCCTCCTGATCCGCGTGCCCTGGTTCAGCCTGCCGAACCTGACGCTCGGGCGCGCGGTGGTCCCCGAGCTCTTCCAGGGGGCGGCGTCGGGCGAGAATCTCGGCCGCGAGGCGCTGGCGCTCCTCGAGACGCCCGGCGCGCTCGCCGCGCAGCGCGCGGCCCTGGGGGAGCTCGCGGGAGAGCTCGGCCGGCCGGGCGTCGGCGCGCGCGCGGCGCGGCTCGTCCTCGCCGAGGCGGGGCGGTGA
- the lpxI gene encoding UDP-2,3-diacylglucosamine diphosphatase LpxI (LpxI, functionally equivalent to LpxH, replaces it in LPS biosynthesis in a minority of bacteria.): MERALGLMCGAGVLPARMAAEARRQGWRVVAFTFGEAPGVERHAERTIPSRLAEPGAVLAGLRDAGVTAALFSGRFSARDALGARPGDAAAHAMEARAGSRLDVRLIEVVVATFTEMGITVLDQRPFLGDGLAAAGCWSARQPTDEEQRDVERGLALARLLADARVGQTVVVRRGAVTAVEAIEGTTEAIRRGAALAGPGAVVVKAVARDHDYRFDTPTIGPESVDAAAAGAAAVVAVEAGRVLLLDRDESVRRADAAGIALVGA, encoded by the coding sequence GTGGAGCGGGCGCTCGGCCTGATGTGCGGCGCCGGCGTCCTGCCGGCGCGCATGGCGGCGGAGGCGCGGCGCCAGGGCTGGCGCGTCGTGGCCTTCACCTTCGGCGAGGCGCCCGGCGTGGAGCGCCACGCGGAGCGCACGATCCCGAGCCGGCTCGCCGAGCCGGGCGCGGTGCTGGCGGGGCTCCGCGACGCGGGTGTGACCGCGGCGCTCTTCTCCGGGCGGTTCTCGGCCCGCGACGCGCTCGGCGCGCGCCCGGGCGACGCGGCGGCGCACGCCATGGAGGCGCGCGCCGGCTCGCGGCTCGACGTGCGCCTCATCGAGGTCGTCGTGGCGACCTTCACCGAGATGGGCATCACGGTCCTCGACCAGCGGCCGTTCCTCGGCGACGGCCTGGCGGCGGCGGGCTGCTGGTCCGCGCGCCAGCCGACGGACGAGGAGCAGCGGGACGTCGAGCGCGGGCTCGCGCTCGCGCGGCTCCTGGCGGACGCGCGCGTGGGCCAGACGGTCGTCGTGCGGCGCGGCGCCGTGACCGCCGTCGAGGCGATCGAGGGGACGACCGAGGCGATCCGCCGCGGCGCGGCGCTCGCCGGCCCCGGCGCGGTCGTGGTGAAGGCCGTGGCGCGCGACCACGACTACCGGTTCGACACGCCGACGATCGGGCCCGAGAGCGTGGACGCTGCCGCGGCGGGGGCAGCCGCCGTGGTGGCGGTCGAGGCGGGGCGCGTGCTGCTCCTCGATCGCGACGAGAGCGTGCGGCGGGCGGACGCGGCCGGCATCGCGCTCGTCGGAGCCTGA
- a CDS encoding Gfo/Idh/MocA family oxidoreductase: MSVEPRLRAGVVGAGHMGQYHMLVYAELWDIELAGVVDVDRERAAAVAAHYGTRAFTDHRDLLGRVDLVSVAVPTEQHAAIASDFLEAGVGVLVEKPIAPSLEEARELFALARRRGAVLHVGHVERFNGAVQELKKIVERPILVESRRLGPFAPRVQKDTVVMDLMIHDLDIVLGLVDSPPRRLTAMGIAVHSPVTDVATVQIGFESGTIAIITASRATEEKIRTLAVTQPDAFVVLDYAEQDIRVHRRAAQEYTLERESIRYRRASFVEHVQVHRENPLKLEIQHLARAVRRVRAGEPLVLAESEDIRSLAMALEIERMIRDGRSETAYAANPPWSGRSA; the protein is encoded by the coding sequence GTGAGCGTGGAGCCACGGCTCCGAGCGGGCGTGGTGGGCGCCGGGCACATGGGCCAGTACCACATGCTCGTCTACGCCGAGCTGTGGGACATCGAGCTGGCCGGCGTCGTGGACGTGGACCGCGAGCGCGCGGCCGCCGTCGCGGCGCACTACGGGACGCGCGCGTTCACCGACCACCGCGACCTCCTCGGCCGGGTGGACCTCGTCAGCGTCGCGGTGCCGACGGAGCAGCACGCCGCGATCGCGAGCGACTTCCTCGAAGCGGGCGTCGGCGTGCTGGTCGAGAAGCCGATCGCGCCATCGCTGGAGGAGGCGCGCGAGCTCTTCGCGCTCGCCCGCCGGCGGGGCGCGGTCCTGCACGTCGGCCACGTCGAGCGGTTCAACGGCGCGGTCCAGGAGCTGAAGAAGATCGTCGAGCGGCCGATCCTCGTCGAGTCCCGCCGCCTCGGGCCGTTCGCGCCGCGTGTCCAGAAGGACACCGTCGTGATGGACCTGATGATCCACGATCTCGACATCGTGCTCGGGCTCGTGGACTCCCCGCCGCGCCGCCTCACGGCGATGGGCATCGCGGTACACTCGCCGGTGACGGACGTCGCGACCGTCCAGATCGGCTTCGAGTCCGGGACGATCGCGATCATCACCGCGAGCCGCGCCACGGAGGAGAAGATCCGCACGCTCGCCGTGACCCAGCCCGACGCCTTCGTGGTCCTGGACTACGCCGAGCAGGACATCCGCGTGCACCGGCGTGCCGCGCAGGAGTACACGCTCGAGCGCGAGTCCATCCGGTACCGCCGCGCCTCGTTCGTCGAGCACGTCCAGGTCCACCGGGAGAACCCGTTGAAGCTCGAGATCCAGCACCTCGCCCGGGCCGTGCGGCGCGTCCGGGCGGGGGAGCCGCTCGTCCTCGCGGAGAGCGAGGACATCCGCTCGCTCGCGATGGCGCTCGAGATCGAGCGGATGATCCGCGACGGGCGCTCCGAGACCGCGTACGCCGCGAATCCACCGTGGAGCGGGCGCTCGGCCTGA